A part of Thermotoga petrophila RKU-1 genomic DNA contains:
- the aguA gene encoding xylan alpha-(1->2)-glucuronosidase — protein MDYRMCWLEYRGLPADVAKKLKDWFSSVSILEPGSSVLKDEIRRFSERSIGITPGFYSRPLKKEKYIMVGRLESLPIKFDENLGEEGFMLRTLEWNGSKILLVTGETKKALVYGIFDLMKIIRLGEDIEKMNVLEKPKAKFRMLNHCDNLDGTIERGYAGNSIFFKDNRIIINQRTKDYARLLASIGINGVVINNVNVKKREVYLIDSIYLKRLKKLADIFREYGIKIYLSINFASPVYLRGLDTADPLDERVAHWWREKAREIYDHIPDFGGFLVKADSEFNPGPHMFGRTHAEGANMLARALAPFGGVVIWRAFVYNCLQDWRDYKTDRAKAAYDNFKPLDGQFDDNVIIQIKYGPMDFQVREPVNPLFGGMERTNQILELQITQEYTGQQIHLCFLGNLWKEILEFDTFAKGEGSYVKRIVDGTLFDRKNNGFAGVSNVGDSVNWTGHDLAQANLYAFGRLAWNPDEEIERIVEEWIKLTFGDDEKVLENVSYMLMKSHRTYEKYTTPFGLGWMVNPGHHYGPNPEGYEYSKWGTYHRANWEAIGVDRTSRGTGYTLQYHSPWKEIYDDINTCPEDLLLFFHRVRYDHRLKSGKTLLQTIYDLHFEGVEEVEEFIKKWEELKDRVPPDIFERVKERLHMQLEHAKEWRDVINTYFYRRTGIPDEKGRKIYP, from the coding sequence GTGGACTACAGGATGTGCTGGCTGGAGTACAGAGGTCTACCAGCTGACGTTGCCAAAAAACTCAAAGACTGGTTTTCAAGTGTTTCCATTCTGGAACCCGGTTCCTCAGTTTTGAAAGATGAGATCAGAAGGTTTTCTGAAAGATCGATTGGTATCACTCCCGGATTTTATTCCAGACCTCTGAAGAAAGAAAAATACATCATGGTGGGGCGTTTGGAATCCCTTCCCATCAAGTTCGATGAGAATCTTGGTGAGGAAGGTTTCATGCTGAGAACGCTCGAGTGGAACGGTTCGAAAATCCTGCTTGTAACTGGCGAAACAAAGAAGGCGCTTGTTTACGGGATTTTTGATTTGATGAAGATAATAAGACTTGGTGAAGATATCGAGAAGATGAACGTCCTGGAGAAGCCGAAAGCGAAATTTCGTATGCTTAACCACTGTGACAACCTCGATGGAACGATCGAGAGAGGATACGCAGGGAACTCCATTTTTTTCAAAGACAACAGAATTATCATAAATCAGAGAACGAAAGACTACGCCAGACTCTTAGCCTCAATAGGTATAAACGGTGTTGTTATAAACAACGTGAACGTCAAAAAGCGAGAAGTTTACTTGATAGACTCTATCTACCTTAAAAGATTGAAAAAGTTGGCTGATATCTTCAGAGAGTATGGAATTAAGATCTATCTAAGTATAAACTTCGCTTCCCCTGTTTATCTGAGAGGGCTGGATACGGCCGATCCCCTCGACGAAAGAGTGGCGCACTGGTGGAGAGAAAAAGCAAGGGAAATATACGATCATATTCCAGATTTTGGAGGGTTTCTTGTCAAAGCCGATTCTGAGTTCAATCCTGGACCGCACATGTTTGGCAGAACACACGCAGAAGGCGCAAACATGCTTGCAAGGGCGCTGGCACCGTTCGGTGGGGTAGTAATATGGAGGGCTTTCGTTTACAACTGCCTCCAGGACTGGAGAGATTACAAAACGGACAGAGCAAAGGCGGCTTATGACAATTTCAAGCCTCTTGATGGGCAGTTCGACGACAACGTGATCATTCAAATAAAGTATGGTCCTATGGATTTTCAGGTGAGAGAACCCGTCAATCCGCTTTTCGGAGGAATGGAGAGGACAAATCAAATTCTTGAGCTTCAAATCACGCAGGAATACACGGGTCAGCAGATTCATCTGTGTTTTTTAGGAAACCTCTGGAAGGAGATACTGGAATTCGATACATTTGCGAAGGGTGAGGGTTCTTACGTGAAGAGAATCGTGGATGGAACTCTCTTTGATCGCAAAAACAATGGTTTTGCCGGAGTATCAAACGTTGGTGACAGTGTGAACTGGACGGGCCACGATCTCGCTCAGGCGAATTTATACGCGTTCGGAAGACTTGCGTGGAATCCCGATGAAGAAATCGAAAGGATAGTTGAAGAATGGATAAAACTCACTTTCGGCGATGACGAGAAGGTTCTGGAAAATGTTTCATACATGTTGATGAAATCCCACAGGACGTATGAGAAATACACCACTCCGTTCGGGTTGGGATGGATGGTGAATCCTGGTCACCACTACGGTCCAAATCCGGAGGGATACGAATATTCGAAATGGGGCACTTACCATAGAGCCAACTGGGAAGCGATCGGTGTCGATAGAACTTCCAGAGGCACTGGTTACACCCTTCAATACCATTCACCGTGGAAAGAGATATACGATGATATCAACACGTGTCCCGAGGATCTTCTTCTTTTCTTCCACAGGGTACGATACGATCATCGTTTGAAATCCGGAAAGACACTCCTCCAGACGATATACGATCTCCACTTTGAAGGGGTGGAGGAAGTAGAAGAATTCATAAAGAAATGGGAGGAACTGAAAGACAGGGTACCACCAGACATTTTTGAGAGAGTGAAAGAGCGTCTTCATATGCAACTCGAACACGCGAAGGAGTGGCGTGATGTAATCAACACATACTTTTACAGGAGAACGGGTATCCCTGATGAGAAGGGAAGAAAGATATATCCGTGA
- a CDS encoding lipase family alpha/beta hydrolase → MRFFLVAIVLLGVSMFGFNIILESTPTLYDVVEYYAGDWCIFRMVYDGTVDPYNPPLLETNATVIGKVIKWQKPEEKLAEIHKEGSSLNLVVIHGMDPREYTGEMTEYKKEIEKVFEEIGERLRINVYLFIYPTLLADPEKSAERFIDLTKDMENIIIFAHSMGGIIAEHIAAKHPGNVKGIIFAGTPHLGSPLANVLFTDPDRYEEEFLIDKKTAENLRAALLISYAGFSATYAPGYRYLLWQRKPLDFSNVPFVNLVGTISLDSVESIPGILLNIMTTSAWDTLGLIGLKLLVSSVSTMKDDFEETDGMVPCKSASYGGNVLVFDADHEDLYKRRDIILEGLSYILFRILENEVILKKGGSQ, encoded by the coding sequence ATGAGGTTCTTTCTGGTTGCGATCGTCCTTCTTGGTGTATCAATGTTTGGCTTCAACATCATTCTGGAATCTACACCCACACTCTACGATGTGGTGGAGTACTACGCTGGGGACTGGTGTATATTCAGGATGGTGTACGATGGAACCGTTGATCCGTACAATCCTCCTCTCCTTGAAACCAACGCCACCGTCATTGGAAAAGTGATAAAATGGCAAAAACCAGAGGAAAAACTCGCTGAAATACACAAAGAAGGTTCTTCTCTCAATCTCGTAGTGATACACGGAATGGATCCGAGGGAATACACAGGCGAGATGACCGAGTACAAGAAAGAGATTGAGAAGGTGTTCGAGGAAATAGGAGAAAGACTGAGAATAAACGTCTATCTGTTTATCTACCCAACTCTTCTTGCAGATCCGGAAAAGTCAGCCGAAAGATTCATCGATCTCACAAAAGATATGGAGAACATCATCATATTCGCACACAGCATGGGAGGAATAATAGCAGAGCATATCGCTGCTAAGCACCCTGGAAACGTGAAAGGGATAATCTTCGCGGGAACGCCTCACTTAGGAAGTCCACTTGCCAACGTTCTGTTCACCGATCCAGATCGATACGAAGAGGAGTTTCTCATAGACAAAAAGACCGCAGAAAATCTCAGAGCGGCTCTTCTGATATCCTACGCGGGTTTCAGCGCAACGTACGCTCCAGGATACAGATATCTTCTCTGGCAAAGAAAACCACTGGATTTTTCAAATGTTCCGTTTGTGAACTTGGTCGGAACTATTTCCCTCGATAGTGTAGAAAGTATTCCAGGAATTCTGCTGAACATCATGACAACATCTGCGTGGGACACCCTGGGATTAATTGGTTTGAAACTTCTTGTAAGCAGTGTTTCCACAATGAAAGACGATTTTGAAGAAACGGATGGAATGGTACCATGCAAAAGTGCCTCATACGGAGGAAATGTGCTCGTTTTCGACGCCGATCACGAAGATCTTTACAAAAGAAGAGATATAATTCTCGAAGGGCTTTCATATATTCTTTTCAGAATACTGGAAAACGAGGTGATTTTAAAGAAGGGGGGATCGCAATGA
- the feoB gene encoding ferrous iron transport protein B, with protein sequence MPVKSLTRRSEISQKIVKVALAGCPNVGKTSLFNALTGTKQYVANWPGVTVEKKEGVFTYKGYTINLIDLPGTYSLGYSSIDEKIARDYLLKGDADLVILVADSVNPEQSLYLLLEILEMEKKVILAMTAIDEAKKTGMKIDRYELQKHLGIPVVFTSSVTGEGLEELKEKIVEYAQKNTILHRMILDYGEKVESEIKKVENFLRDKKLRINPRYFALKYLSGDPEFYSEGVKLGLPELSEEERIGYRLLIAKRKREYVENVVKEAFADAGSKSLSLSEAIDHVLTHKFLSFPLFFALMYLVFKFTFDIAQVFSDLLDLLFSQLGSAVVNTFGENAFTSLISDGIIGGVGSVLVFTPNIFAMFLALGFLEESGYLPRAAFVMDRIMEKFKLSGRAFMSLILGFGCNVPSIMATRAIDDPRERLVTILITPFISCSARLPVYLLILRIFFPESSAAMLFIIYSLSILITLLSSVVINWLFYRGRTSPLILELPRYRMPTLKNLYIYTWNRGKHFLKKAGTIIFVSAILIWVLSYFPAAGDIENSFSAMIGKSLEWIFKPFGYSWKIVTSLFYGAVAKEVVVSTMSMLYGFEEETFLGAKEALSAEMDPVSAIAFLIFVMAYIPCFATIATIYSETGSLKWTLFSIGYSLSIAYVLSLIVFYVGKLVVMLI encoded by the coding sequence ATGCCGGTGAAGAGTCTCACCCGCAGAAGTGAGATTTCTCAAAAAATCGTGAAAGTCGCTCTTGCGGGATGCCCAAACGTTGGAAAGACCAGTCTTTTCAATGCCCTGACCGGCACGAAACAGTACGTCGCCAACTGGCCCGGCGTGACGGTTGAGAAAAAGGAAGGTGTCTTCACATACAAAGGGTACACCATCAATCTGATAGACCTTCCTGGAACTTACTCGCTCGGATATTCCTCGATAGACGAAAAGATAGCCCGTGACTATTTACTGAAAGGTGACGCTGATCTTGTGATACTCGTCGCGGACTCTGTCAATCCAGAGCAGAGTCTGTATCTACTTCTTGAAATACTAGAAATGGAAAAAAAAGTTATCCTTGCCATGACAGCCATAGACGAAGCGAAAAAGACGGGAATGAAAATCGATCGTTATGAACTTCAGAAACATCTGGGAATCCCCGTGGTTTTCACCTCTTCTGTTACTGGAGAGGGTCTGGAGGAACTCAAAGAAAAGATTGTGGAGTACGCACAAAAAAACACGATTCTTCACAGAATGATTCTGGATTACGGAGAAAAAGTAGAATCTGAGATAAAGAAGGTAGAAAATTTTCTCAGAGATAAAAAGTTGAGAATCAACCCGCGGTATTTCGCTTTGAAATACCTCTCGGGGGACCCGGAATTTTACTCAGAGGGCGTGAAGCTTGGTCTTCCAGAGCTGAGCGAAGAAGAAAGGATCGGTTATCGCCTTCTCATAGCGAAAAGAAAGAGAGAATACGTTGAAAACGTTGTTAAAGAAGCCTTTGCAGATGCAGGGTCGAAATCTCTCTCTCTATCCGAAGCCATAGATCATGTCCTGACCCACAAGTTTCTTTCGTTTCCGCTGTTCTTTGCCCTCATGTATCTCGTTTTCAAGTTCACATTCGACATCGCGCAGGTCTTTTCGGACTTGCTGGATCTGCTCTTTTCCCAGTTGGGATCCGCTGTTGTCAACACTTTCGGAGAGAACGCTTTCACATCGCTGATATCCGATGGAATCATTGGTGGAGTGGGAAGTGTTCTGGTGTTCACACCAAACATCTTCGCCATGTTCCTCGCACTCGGTTTTCTGGAAGAAAGCGGTTATCTCCCCAGAGCCGCGTTCGTGATGGACAGAATCATGGAAAAATTCAAACTGAGCGGTAGAGCGTTCATGTCCCTCATACTCGGATTCGGATGTAATGTACCTTCTATCATGGCCACCCGTGCCATAGATGATCCAAGAGAAAGGCTCGTGACCATCCTCATCACTCCCTTTATCAGCTGCAGCGCAAGACTTCCAGTGTACCTTCTCATTCTGAGAATCTTCTTCCCTGAGTCCTCCGCTGCCATGCTCTTTATAATCTACTCTCTGAGTATTCTGATAACCCTCCTTTCATCGGTTGTCATAAACTGGCTGTTCTACAGGGGAAGGACTTCACCACTCATTCTGGAACTGCCGAGGTACAGAATGCCCACACTCAAGAATCTGTACATCTACACCTGGAACAGAGGAAAGCACTTTCTGAAAAAAGCCGGAACGATCATATTCGTTTCTGCCATTCTTATCTGGGTTTTGAGTTATTTCCCAGCAGCCGGGGACATTGAGAACAGCTTCTCCGCGATGATAGGAAAATCCTTGGAGTGGATCTTCAAGCCTTTTGGATACTCCTGGAAGATAGTGACATCGCTCTTCTACGGGGCCGTAGCGAAGGAAGTTGTTGTCTCGACTATGTCGATGCTCTATGGATTCGAGGAAGAAACATTCCTGGGAGCAAAGGAAGCTCTGTCTGCGGAAATGGACCCTGTGTCTGCCATAGCGTTTCTCATTTTCGTCATGGCGTACATACCGTGTTTCGCAACTATCGCAACCATATATTCTGAAACGGGAAGTTTGAAGTGGACCCTTTTCTCAATTGGATATTCCCTTTCAATTGCGTATGTGCTATCCCTGATCGTATTCTATGTTGGAAAACTGGTGGTGATGCTAATATGA
- a CDS encoding FeoA family protein has translation MKLSRLVPGVPARIKRLEVSGELHEKLVGMGFVPGEEIEIVQVAPLGDPIVCKIGNRNITLRKREADLIEVEVVGGELPLILADDGTYEITKLNGGRRFLFRMKNLGIESGKKIQVSGRRYYIEGREIDLGYGEATKIWVRRVSDAGEESHPQK, from the coding sequence GTGAAACTTTCAAGACTCGTACCAGGAGTTCCCGCAAGAATAAAAAGACTCGAAGTTTCCGGAGAACTGCATGAAAAACTCGTGGGAATGGGATTCGTTCCAGGTGAAGAAATAGAAATCGTTCAAGTCGCTCCCCTGGGAGATCCCATCGTTTGCAAGATTGGGAATAGGAACATCACATTGAGAAAAAGAGAAGCGGATCTCATAGAAGTGGAAGTCGTGGGAGGAGAATTGCCTTTGATCCTTGCAGACGATGGAACTTACGAGATAACCAAACTAAATGGTGGAAGGAGATTTCTTTTTAGAATGAAGAACCTTGGAATCGAATCAGGTAAGAAAATACAGGTTTCAGGAAGGAGATACTACATAGAAGGAAGGGAAATAGATTTAGGATACGGCGAAGCAACCAAGATATGGGTGAGGAGGGTCAGCGATGCCGGTGAAGAGTCTCACCCGCAGAAGTGA
- a CDS encoding DUF362 domain-containing protein, with protein MRGCFSVTGVEDVCERLGVPCVPLDDPVEVSGEVFQKIKISRKVLEADKVVNLPKLKTHSQMVMTLGVKNTFGCVVGLEKSSWHMRAKNYDDFANLLIDIHRIVSPVLTILDGVEGMEGNGPTNGKKKHFGLVAVSKNAFALDDAVCKALGIDHVVYTVQHARKRRVVPDYEIVGTFHASIQLPSTVSTLDRLSRTFSRFFVKYPKIDTRKCVKCRLCEERCPASAIDISSQRIDYQKCIRCYVCHEVCPQDAIKLVRRLV; from the coding sequence TTGCGAGGCTGTTTTTCTGTCACAGGTGTTGAGGATGTTTGTGAAAGACTGGGCGTTCCATGTGTTCCTTTGGATGATCCTGTGGAAGTCAGCGGAGAAGTGTTTCAGAAGATAAAAATTTCCAGGAAGGTTCTTGAAGCAGACAAGGTGGTTAATCTTCCAAAATTGAAGACCCACTCCCAAATGGTTATGACACTCGGAGTGAAAAACACCTTCGGATGTGTGGTGGGTCTCGAAAAATCTTCCTGGCACATGAGGGCAAAGAATTACGACGATTTCGCGAATCTGTTGATAGACATTCATCGAATCGTGTCTCCAGTTCTCACGATTCTCGACGGTGTGGAGGGTATGGAAGGAAACGGACCCACAAACGGTAAAAAGAAACATTTTGGCCTTGTGGCTGTTTCGAAAAATGCTTTTGCTCTCGACGACGCTGTCTGCAAAGCTTTAGGAATAGATCATGTTGTTTACACGGTTCAGCATGCTCGAAAAAGAAGAGTAGTTCCTGATTATGAAATTGTGGGAACGTTCCACGCTTCTATACAACTTCCTTCCACCGTCTCCACCCTCGATAGACTATCCAGAACCTTTTCAAGGTTCTTTGTGAAGTATCCAAAGATCGACACCAGAAAGTGCGTGAAGTGTCGGCTCTGCGAGGAACGATGCCCCGCCTCGGCCATAGATATCTCCTCTCAGAGAATCGACTACCAGAAGTGCATAAGATGCTACGTCTGCCATGAAGTCTGCCCTCAGGATGCCATAAAGCTTGTCAGAAGACTCGTATAG
- the tnpA gene encoding IS200/IS605 family transposase, with translation MHLFVSAPPRLAPAQIVNLFKGVSSKKLLEKFPHLRTREGLWSRTYYVGSVGTVSEETIRRYIEECQDM, from the coding sequence GTGCATCTTTTTGTTTCTGCGCCTCCTCGGTTAGCTCCGGCACAAATAGTCAACCTGTTCAAAGGGGTGTCTTCAAAAAAGCTTCTCGAAAAATTCCCGCACCTGAGAACAAGAGAAGGATTGTGGAGCAGAACATACTATGTGGGCTCAGTGGGCACCGTTTCAGAAGAAACCATCAGGAGGTACATTGAAGAGTGTCAAGATATGTGA
- a CDS encoding RNA-guided endonuclease InsQ/TnpB family protein, whose translation MSRYVIRTYKVPVPVELYPLCSELNRIAARIYNKTMSLVKKIKNKKGFWLSPNTAQKYILRWSSAIDIHTHSKQAMVQLYFQALNSYFVAVKTNPHAKPPYKRKNFLPFIWKNQAIKLLPDGKVKLSMGRNREPFVIPTTLPAGTTIRQAKLVYEAGRYYLHLAIEVKSEHKRGQSQKVMSVDVGILRPITCFDGSEVISYHGGVLNSILRYRNKRLADIQRALSRCQKGSRRYKKLSRAKRRVLYKTRNQINDVLHKITSYFIGLCVQKNIGTIVVGDITNIRERTNGNDNFNQKLHQWAFRKLMSQIEYKAQIFGIEVVRISEAHTSKTCPVCGTQNRPSGRNYKCAGCGFEYHRDGVGAINIWKRYLGTKSQVVAGLAPARGVRFNPHLCGHGAISAPWKAA comes from the coding sequence GTGTCAAGATATGTGATCAGAACCTACAAAGTCCCTGTGCCGGTGGAATTGTATCCTTTGTGTTCCGAGCTGAACAGGATCGCCGCTCGGATCTACAACAAAACCATGTCGCTGGTCAAAAAGATCAAAAACAAGAAAGGTTTTTGGCTCTCACCGAACACAGCGCAAAAATACATCCTTCGCTGGTCGAGCGCTATCGATATCCACACTCACTCCAAACAAGCCATGGTCCAGCTGTACTTTCAGGCACTCAATAGCTACTTTGTTGCAGTCAAAACAAATCCACATGCAAAACCGCCATACAAGAGGAAAAATTTTCTGCCGTTCATTTGGAAAAATCAAGCCATCAAGCTTTTGCCAGATGGGAAGGTCAAGCTCTCGATGGGACGCAATCGAGAGCCATTTGTAATCCCCACAACGTTGCCAGCCGGTACAACAATCAGGCAAGCCAAGTTGGTTTACGAAGCCGGCCGGTATTATCTTCACCTTGCGATAGAGGTGAAGAGTGAGCACAAGAGAGGCCAAAGCCAGAAAGTTATGTCCGTAGACGTCGGAATACTCCGCCCGATAACCTGTTTCGATGGTTCTGAGGTGATTTCATATCACGGTGGTGTTCTCAACAGCATACTCAGATACCGAAACAAAAGACTAGCAGATATTCAGCGGGCTTTGAGTCGATGCCAAAAGGGCTCACGAAGGTATAAAAAACTGTCGAGAGCCAAAAGAAGGGTGCTGTACAAGACGAGAAACCAAATCAACGACGTGCTCCACAAAATCACGAGCTACTTCATCGGTTTATGCGTGCAAAAGAACATAGGCACCATTGTCGTCGGAGACATTACGAACATAAGAGAACGCACAAACGGCAACGATAATTTCAATCAAAAACTGCACCAATGGGCCTTCAGAAAGCTCATGAGCCAGATAGAATACAAAGCGCAAATATTCGGCATCGAGGTTGTGCGCATTTCTGAAGCGCATACAAGCAAAACGTGTCCTGTATGCGGCACTCAAAACAGGCCGTCTGGACGAAATTACAAGTGCGCCGGCTGCGGTTTTGAGTATCACAGGGACGGAGTGGGAGCAATCAACATTTGGAAAAGGTATCTTGGGACGAAGTCCCAAGTAGTAGCGGGCTTGGCACCCGCCAGAGGTGTGAGGTTTAACCCGCACCTCTGTGGCCATGGAGCGATTAGCGCTCCATGGAAGGCAGCCTAA
- a CDS encoding outer membrane beta-barrel protein, translating to MKKFLVILLAVVAVGAFAFSLEDLKVSVFGNYNFVVSATSTTSDATAANYLDFGLDLTYPVAENMELGLGLGFAYLLGTDATPLFSVDATPSQNALDLFAVFKYSIELDRESRVVIRGFGGPSWPMAKFDFGKFGWVFGVGASYTRDFEGLVVGLGAGVEMRIYEKNNVIAIPVGGNFEINF from the coding sequence ATGAAAAAGTTTCTTGTGATTCTTCTCGCGGTAGTGGCAGTGGGAGCTTTCGCTTTCTCGCTGGAGGATCTGAAGGTCAGCGTTTTTGGGAATTATAATTTTGTTGTTTCTGCGACATCTACAACTTCCGATGCTACGGCAGCTAATTACTTGGATTTTGGTCTCGATCTCACATATCCGGTAGCAGAAAATATGGAGCTGGGTCTTGGGCTTGGTTTTGCTTATCTTCTTGGTACTGATGCTACTCCTCTTTTCTCTGTTGATGCTACTCCGAGTCAGAACGCACTCGATCTGTTTGCTGTTTTCAAATACTCCATTGAACTCGACAGAGAATCCAGAGTTGTCATAAGGGGATTCGGTGGACCCAGCTGGCCTATGGCCAAGTTCGATTTTGGTAAATTCGGTTGGGTCTTTGGTGTTGGTGCCAGCTACACAAGAGACTTTGAAGGACTCGTAGTTGGACTCGGTGCAGGTGTTGAAATGAGAATCTACGAGAAAAACAACGTGATCGCAATCCCCGTTGGAGGAAACTTTGAGATCAACTTCTGA
- a CDS encoding ABC transporter ATP-binding protein — protein MSPEKFLLRYAKKYWYLFLAGTVLSLILTVLEVLPPRLMKTAIDKFLVESTLSSFERLNGIVITAFIILGIRVLSFLVGFASSYVTGYAGSKIVLLMRKDVFSHVISLPYSFFTGIPSGVVTTRIVNDTQNIQEFFSSVVTSVIMDVLLLGAVVVSLIQLSRELFGHVYYLLPLIVISILLFRYFDRRAYRKVRTNLARLNAFLAEHIAGINVIKILNLEKHKEKEFSTVATEYYRSLMEQLYVFGVFRPLMDFLYFLGVSLVLWYGARYIANKTLGFGSLYAFVSYLDMFFRPLRDLSEKYDIIQNSMASSEKILNLLKEEPEVIGNPNGPNKISKGRVRFENVWFSYDGKNWVLKDINLDFQPGKLYAIVGETGGGKSTLMSLINGLYIPQKGNIFIDEIPLLEYNLKLVRKQIAAVPQDVLLFSGTILDNIRLFDESIPEERVLEALKRVHALDIIERLPGGVYYEIVERGTTLSAGERQLIALARAVLFDAKIFILDEATSNVDVITETKIQEALEELSKDRTVIMIAHRLSTVKDVDEIVVVHNGRIVEKGNHYELLEKRGFYYNLYKIQFENA, from the coding sequence TTGAGTCCGGAGAAGTTTCTGCTAAGGTACGCTAAAAAATACTGGTATCTTTTTCTTGCAGGAACTGTGCTATCTCTGATTCTCACAGTGCTGGAAGTCCTCCCACCCCGTTTGATGAAAACGGCGATAGATAAGTTTCTTGTGGAAAGTACTTTATCTTCGTTTGAGCGTTTGAACGGCATTGTAATAACGGCCTTTATAATTTTAGGAATTCGCGTCCTTTCCTTTCTGGTGGGGTTTGCGAGTTCTTATGTAACAGGGTATGCAGGCTCAAAGATAGTCCTTCTGATGAGAAAAGACGTGTTTTCCCATGTCATTTCACTTCCGTATTCTTTTTTCACAGGAATACCTTCCGGAGTAGTTACCACCAGGATCGTTAACGACACACAGAATATCCAGGAGTTCTTCTCTTCTGTTGTGACCAGTGTGATTATGGATGTTCTCCTTTTGGGAGCGGTCGTTGTTTCTCTCATTCAGCTCAGTCGAGAGCTTTTTGGCCACGTCTATTACCTTTTGCCTTTGATCGTCATTTCGATCCTCCTGTTCAGATACTTCGACAGGAGGGCTTATCGCAAGGTCAGAACCAACCTCGCCCGCCTCAACGCCTTCCTGGCAGAGCACATAGCAGGTATCAACGTGATAAAAATCTTGAATCTGGAAAAACACAAAGAAAAGGAGTTTTCCACAGTGGCCACAGAGTATTACAGATCTCTGATGGAACAACTCTACGTTTTCGGAGTCTTTCGTCCTCTCATGGATTTTCTTTACTTTCTGGGAGTGAGTCTTGTTTTGTGGTACGGTGCCAGGTATATCGCGAATAAAACCCTTGGATTCGGTTCTCTGTACGCTTTTGTATCTTACCTCGATATGTTCTTCAGGCCTCTCAGAGACCTTTCTGAGAAGTACGATATAATCCAGAACTCCATGGCATCCTCCGAGAAAATTTTGAACCTCTTAAAAGAAGAACCAGAGGTCATAGGAAATCCAAATGGACCGAATAAGATTTCAAAAGGTCGTGTTCGTTTTGAGAACGTGTGGTTTTCGTACGACGGAAAGAACTGGGTGCTGAAGGACATAAACTTGGATTTTCAACCAGGGAAACTGTACGCGATAGTGGGAGAAACAGGTGGTGGGAAATCCACTCTCATGAGCCTGATAAACGGTCTTTATATACCGCAGAAGGGAAATATATTCATCGATGAGATTCCGCTTCTGGAGTACAATTTAAAACTCGTGAGAAAACAGATAGCAGCTGTCCCGCAGGATGTTCTGTTGTTCAGCGGAACGATCCTCGATAACATCAGGCTTTTCGATGAGAGCATACCAGAAGAACGAGTTCTCGAAGCACTGAAAAGAGTCCATGCTCTGGATATAATAGAGAGGTTACCCGGAGGTGTTTACTACGAAATAGTCGAAAGAGGAACCACTCTCTCAGCAGGCGAAAGGCAACTCATAGCGCTCGCAAGAGCCGTTTTGTTTGACGCGAAGATCTTCATTCTTGATGAAGCGACGAGCAACGTGGATGTTATAACAGAGACGAAGATTCAGGAGGCTTTAGAAGAGCTTTCAAAAGACAGGACAGTGATAATGATCGCACACAGACTCTCTACTGTGAAAGACGTCGATGAGATAGTGGTAGTCCACAATGGTAGGATTGTAGAGAAAGGCAATCACTATGAACTGTTAGAGAAGAGAGGATTTTACTACAACCTTTACAAGATACAGTTCGAAAATGCGTAG